CAGCTGGTGGCCATTCTGGCGGTGTCGCGCCTGTTGGGCCGCGCCTGTCGGTGGATCGGACAGCCGCAGGTGGTCGGTGAAATGGCGGCAGGTATCCTGCTGGGGCCGACCTTGTTCGGGCAGTGGGCGCCTGCGCTATCTCATTGGCTGTTTCCTGCCGCCAAACTGGCATCACTCAGCGCAGTCAGCCAGGTTGGGCTGGTGCTGTTCATGTTTGTGATCGGGTTGGAGATGGATCTACGCGCATTGCGTGAAACCTCGCGATCTGCCTTGGTCGTGGCCATCGGAGCGCTGACCCTGCCTTTTGCATGTGGTGTTGCGCTGGCTCATTTCCTGTACCCGATCTATGGCAGCGCCAGCGGCGGCTTCCATGGCTTTGCATTGTTCATCGGCATCGCGTGCAGCGCGACGGCCTTTCCGGTGTTGGCCCGTATATTACGTGACGCCGGTTTGACCAGGGCAGCGGTTGGGACGATGGCCCTGTCCAGCGCTGCAGTGATCGACATCGTGGTGTGGATCGCACTGAGCGTGGTTGTGGCCATGATCAATGCCAGATCGGACGGCCTGCCGGTCTGGGGCACCATCGGCGGTGCATTGATCTATCTGGCCGTGATGTTGATGATTGTCCGCCCTGGCCTGTCGTGGATTGCCCATCGGCGGGCTGGCGTGGCGGAATTCACCCATGACTGGTTGGCGTTGGTCCTGGTGCTGTTGTTCTGCTCGGCCATCGCCACGGAATGGCTGGGCATTCACGCCTTGTTTGGTGCATTTGTGGCCGGCGTGGTCATGCCGCGTAGCCATGGTCAGGCAGAGGGGCTGGTCGAACGGCTGGAAGACCTGACACTGGTGCTGTTCGTACCGATCTTTTTCGTGTTCACCGGCCTGCGCACCGACATCAACGCCTTGTTGGATGTTGGCACGTGGCCGGTGGTGCTGGGCGTGATTGGTGTGGCCACCTTGGCCAAGGTGGTCGGCGCAACCCTGGCGGCCCGGTTGTCCGGCGTCATGGCGCGGGATGCCTGGGCCTTGGGCGTTCTATTGAATACCCGAGGGTTGGTCGAGTTGGTGATCCTGAACATCGGGCTGGACATCGGTGTGATCTCGGCACCTTTATTCACCATATTGGTGTTGATGACCATCGTCACCACCTGCATGACCAGCCCGATCCTGCGCCGCCTGGTGGGCAGGCAGCCTGTCAACGACGCCTGAGCACGCGCCGTATCATACGGCGCCACACTCCGCCTGTCCGCTTATTGCAAGGTTGGTGGCCGTTTTGCGGCCAATTCCTGCTCCCGTTTGTTTTTGACGATCTTGTAAATCCACTGCAACGACACGCCATATTTACGGGCCAGCTCGGCATGATTGCTACCGGTGAATTCGCGGTAGATCTGGTCATCCCGGTCGGATGTCCGCTGGGTCAGCCCCATGGGGAAATAGATGTTCTGGCCACCCCAGTGGTTGGCCATGCGGTCGGCAATGACACGTCCAACCTGTTCCGAGCGATCTTTGTCCAGCTTCGCCAATTCAACCAATGAGGCAGCAACGTGTTGTGCGAGGTCAGTCAATAATTCGGGCCCTTTGCTGCGGAAGGTTTCCTTCATGTGTGTTCCTTTTTTATCTGTTTCATGTGTTTGCATGGCGTGAAAAACCATGCAGCGTGTTCAATTTCGCTGACCGCCCGGTGGTAATGTGTGAGCCAGTACAGGCGTTGGCAGCGCCCGCACTGGCAAACCAGGCAGGTACGGCAAAGCAAATTTGTGCTGCACGGGTGCCAACCCGGGCAGGGGTACAACGGTCAATGAATGTCGTCAGGGTGGGCTGGCCAGGGTGAAAAGACGTCCCGGTTTTGACCACAAGGCGATCGGAGGTGACGTTTCATCTGGTTCGGCGCATGCCCTGGCGGTTAGAGGTGGTTCAAACCACCCATCGCATGGGTTTATATGGAAAGCATTTGCGAGCGTGCAATCCGTCAACGGATAATGATGTTGTGATACGAATGCTGCCTCGTCAGCACTTGGTCTGAATGGTTGGAATGAGCCGTTTGCCTTGGTTTGGCCTCGCAGTGACGCGAGAGGGGAATCATGGAGATATACAGTAATGATGAGCCTTTCTGTTGTTAGGGTTTGAATTGATCAAGTATCTGTTATTGCTTACGAAAAACGTTGTCTTTCGATGGTGTAATTATATGCCACAAATTAGAGGCATGTCAAAAAATACAGTAGTTTTTCATGGCGATTGATCGAGCTGATATTGCAATCCGCATGGTCGAAGAGCGGGCTCGCATCGGCTATAGCCAAGCGGACTTTGCACGCAAACTGGGGATCAGCCGGGAGACACAGCGTCGCTACGAAATCGGTGAGAGTGGTTTATCGGGTGAGATGTTGGCACATGCTGCCTTGTTTGGTGTGGATGTGCAATATGTGCTGACGGGCATCCGTTCATTGAATGCCCAGGCGGCGCAACAGGCTGTGATGGAGCAAGGCAGTGACGCGCTCACGACCATCTCGCGCGATGCGCTGACCATGCCTAACGGCACCACGGTGAATATCGTGACCACGCAACACGTCACCCATGTCAAGGCGCTGGTCAAGCCTGGCACAGATCATATCAGCGAGGCGCAAGCTGCGCAGCTGACCGCATTGGTGAATGAGATCGTCGAGCTGGAAACACGTCTGCAGAAGGAACCAAAAGGCTATCGTGCGGTGTGGGGTGCGTTGAATGCGCATTGCCGGGTGACGCGCTACCGGTTGATTGCCGCTGTGGATTACGACAAAGCCGATACCTATCTCAGGCAGTGGCTGCTGCGCCTGAACAGCCTAGCCAGCAGCCCGCGCAAGGAAAATGAACGCTGGCGCACGCGCAAGCTGGCGTATATCAAGATCAACACGCAGCAAGATGCGGCCTGGTTGGGTGCATTCCTTTATAAACATTTCAAAAGCGAGTCCTTGACCGACTTGTCAGACAAAGCCCTGGAAAAGACCTACCGGGCGGTGGCAAGCCGTCGCCGTAAGGTGTCGTCCGCCAAATGAGGCGGCGACGGCCTCGCCAACTTCCTCCGCTCAGCCAGACCGAATACGCATGCTGCAATGGCCTGTGTCGTGATCCGTTCAATTCAATCGCTAAACCAGTTTAAAAGACCCACCTGGGCGCCATCCCGATAATAGCTATTCGTTCGTATAAGGGAGGGCGTCATGCCAAGCCGTCTGATTGAAGATCTGCACCCGGATCTGCAACCACTTTGCCGGGAATTCTTGAAGCGATGCCAGGCGGCGGGCCTGGACATCCTGATCACCTGCACCTATCGCAGCCGCGCCGAGCAGGACCAGCTTTATGCGCAAGGGCGGGATGGCAATACCGGCGCAAGGGTCACCAATGCGCGTGGCGGGCAGTCCGCCCACAATTTCACGCTACAGGGCCGACCCGCTGCCCGTGCGTTTGACATCGTGCCGATGGTGGGCGGCAAGCCGATGTGGCGTGCTACTCACCCGGCCTGGCAGCAAGCCGGGGCTATTGGCATGACATTGGGCCTGAATTGGTATGGCAGACCGGGTGCACCATTTCGGGAGTACCCGCACTTTGAGCTGGCGAGGGGCTGACCATGCTACGACGTTATCGTTGGTTGGCCTGCAAAACCTTGTGGCTGAACGCGTTGGTTGCAGGCACCGTGGCGCTTGAGGCCGGTTGGGGCTTGTTACAGCCCTTGCTGCCTGTGGATTTCTACACCTTGGTGGCAGTGGCGTTGCCTGTTGCCAATGCCATCCTGAGAGTGTTGGCCTCAGCCAAGGAAGCGACATGAACCTGCTGTCCCTACCCAGGCCAGGGCTGTGGTACATGGCGGCAGCCGTGCTGCTGTCAGCAGGTGCAGGTTTCACGATGGGCTACCGGCAAGGTAAACAACACGCTGAACACGCCCTGATCACGCTGCAGAAACAGCATGCCGATGCGCTGCTGGCCGCGACGCAGAACGCCCTGGCAGAGCAGACCCGGCTGCATGCAGAGGCCGACTGGCTGCAGGCCGCTCTGTCGAAAGCACAAGTCAAACATGCCAGCCAAGCGCAATACGTCAAGGAAAGGATCAACGATGTTACACAAGTATATCGCCCAGCATTGGCGCAGGTTGATACCCCGCAGCCTCGCTGTGTGTTTACCCGTGGCTTTATGCGCCTGTGGAACCGCGCCATCGGCGCAGATCTGCCTGCCACCCCCTTTACCGACGAACCTGCTGACCCGACCGATGCCGCCGACGCCGTTGACGCCGGGTTACAACCAGCCGACCTCCTCGCGCACCTTGCCGACTATGGGCAGTACTGCCGCAACTTGGCAGCGCAGACCAACGGGTTGATTGACTGGACACTCGAAACGAATCAAAAAAAGGATGTTTTTCATGGATCTGATTGATCACGCGGCCATGCGTGAAGAAGCGTTCCGCGATGCGGCGCTGGCCCGCTTTCACCATGCATCGCAAGGCCCCTCTGCCGAATTCTGCCAGATGGATCACTGCGGCGAGCCGATTCCCCAGGCCCGCCGTCTGGCGGCACCTGGCTGCCAATATTGCATCGACTGCCAGCAGATGCTGGAACATGACAACGGAAGGAGGTTGGGATGATGCTGCAGATCGAGTTCTGGCAGCTGCTGTCGATGCTGTTTTCACTGGCGGGCGTTGCATTTGCTGCGGGCAAGGTACTGCTGGTGCAGATGGATCGTCGGTTGGAGCAACGCTTTAGCGCACTCGATTCTGCACGGGAAGTGTCTTCCCGGCACTGGGACGATAAATTCACGGGTCTGCTTGAGCAGATCCGCCGCGAAACTGAGGGTTGGAAGACGCTGGAACGTGAGTTTTTGCGTTTCCAGGCCGATCTGCCGATCCAATATGTCCGTCGGGAAGACTATGTGCGCAACCAGATGGTGATCGAAGCCAAGCTCGATACCCTGGCCATGAAAATTGAAAATCTGCAATTGATGCGAACAGATCGGCCTGCTGCCTGAATAAACTACCGGCTTTGCAATGCAGCTATATTCACTTCAAATAATGATGTGAATAAAGGCCCTGGTGATTGAATCATCAGGGCCTTTTTATTTGTATTTATTTTGGCAATTAATCGTTAAAAATCAGTGTATTGAATTTTTTATTTTTCGCCTGATTTATGAAACTAGTTTAAAAGACCCGCCGGCCATAATAAGCGAAGATAACGTCATGCATACAGCGCAGCCCATCAAGGGCGGTGCTGGCTGAATGCAATTCAGCACTGGATGACGACTGAAAACCAACCGGAAAAAAACCGGAACCTGCAGGCGGAATCGAGTGTGTTTTCCACCCCGGCTGGGGCATCGGGCGGCCAGAGAAGACGGCAGCGTGCATACCAGCCCAGACCATGCAAGGAATTGCTGATGCAGACACTGCAAATGACCGAAGCCATCGTGGCACGACTGAAAACCAGCTTGCCACATCTCGCCGTGGAACATTGGCCTGGCAACACGGCGGATTACCGCTTGAGCCATGCGACCGGCGCTGTCTTGGTGAGCTATCGGCGCAGCACCTTCAAACACAGCATGGATGCGGCCAATGTGGTGCAGCCGCGACGCGTGCGGTGGTTGCTGACCGTGTGGCTGCGGGTGCCGGCAGGCCGGGGTGGCGAGCTGGATGTGCTGGATCAGGTGCGGAAGGCTTTGGTGGGCTACTGCCCGCCAGGTTGCCGCAAGCTGCATGCCAAATCAGAAAAGATTGTGGGTGATACCGCCGGCCAGTGGCAGGCACTGGTCGAGGTGGCCTGCGAAGCCCTGTTGGTCGAGGACATCAGCCTGCCCGATGTCATCCGACTCAACACCGTCAATTACAAGGAGATTCAATGAAGTATCTGTACTGCGGCCCGGTGCCCAGCAGTGTGTCGCTGATTGTTGGCGACGACCGCCTGTGCCAGGACGTGTTGATGCTCCCGGGCATGGAAGTGGAGATGCCTGCGGAACACGAGTACACGCGCACCTTACTGGCGCTGGCATACCTGATGCCCTTGATGCCGCATTCTCAAACGATTCATTAACGCGATATACAACAAGAAAGGAAACACATGCCTGCAAACTATCTGCACGGGGTCGAAACCATTGAAGTTGAACGTGGCCCGCGCCCGGTGCGCACCGTCAAATCAGCAGTCATTGGCCTGATCGGCACGGCTCCCACAGGGGCAACCAATAAACCGACGCTGGTACTGTCTGAAAAGGATGCCGCCGTTTTTGGCGCACAACTGCCAGGCTTCACCATTCCCCAGGCACTGGATGCCATTTATGACCACGGCGTGGGGACGGTGATCGTCATCAACGTGTTTGATCCAGCCATCCACAAATCGAGTGTGGCAGCGGAAGATCTGAAGTTCGATGCCCAGACCGGCATCGCCAAAACAACCAAGCAAGGCTTGCTGACCCTGCAACTGAAAAGTGCCGATGGCACGACAACCTATGCGGAAAAGACTGACTATACGGTGGATTTGCAGAGTGGCACGCTCACCCGTGTCAAGTCCGGCAAGATTTCCGCCAGCCCTGCAACCTTGAAGGTCAGCTATGACTACGCTGATCCGAGCAAGGTCACCGCGGCGGACATCATGGGTGGTGTCAATGCACAAGGGCAGCGGACTGGCATGAAAGCACTGAAGGACACCTATAACCAATTTGGATGCTTCGCCAAGATTCTGATTGCGCCGGTGTATTGTGAGCAGAGCGCCGTAGCCAGCGATATGGTGGCGGTTGCAGAGCAACTGGACGCGATTGCCTATATCGATGCACCAGTTGGCGCCACCTTCGACCAGGTGCTGCAAGGCCGTGGCCCGAATGGCACCATCAATTTCAATACATCAAGCGACCGGGCTCGCCTGTGCTACCCCCGTGTTCGTGTGTATGACCCGGTTACCAACAGCGAGCGTCTGGAGCCATTGTCCACCCGCGCGGCTGGCTTGCGCGCCAAAGTCGATCAGGACAAGGGTTTCTGGTGGTCAAGCTCCAACCAGGAGTTGGCAGGCGTGATCGGCGTCGAGCGTGCTTTGTCAGCCATGATCGATGACCCGACATCTGAAGTGAACATGCTCAATGAGCAAGGCATCACGACGGTGTTCTCAAGCTTTGGCTCAGGCTTCCGCTTATGGGGCAACCGCACCGCCGCCTGGCCTACTGTCAGCCACATGCGTAACTTCGAGAACGTGCGCCGCACTGGGGATGTGATCAATGAGTCCATCCGCTATTTCAGTCAGCAATACATCGATATGCCTCTGAACCAGGCCACCATTGATGCGCTGGTGGAGTCGGTGAATGGCTATGGCCGCAAACTGATCGGTGATGGGGCGCTGCTCGGCTTCAAAGCTTGGTTTGACCCTGCCCGTAACCAACAGACCGAACTGGCAGCTGGCCACCTGCTGATCAGCTACAAGTACACACCACCGCCCCCCATGGAACGCTTGTCGTTCGAAACCGAGATCACCTCGGAATATCTGCTCAGCTTGAAAGGAGGTAACTGATCATGGCAGGCAAGATCGCAATCAACCGTATTACCAACGCCAATATCTATCTGGATGGTAACTCCTTCCTGGGTCGGGCCGACGAAGTCAAATTGCCAGATGTCTCGGTCATCATGCAGGAGCACAAAGCCCTGGGCATGATCGGCAAGATCGAATTGCCCGCAGGGTTTGACAAACTGGAAGGCGAGATCAAGTGGAACTCGCTATACAAAGAAGTCGCCCAGCTGATGGCCAACCCATTCAAGGTCATCAAATTGCAGTGTCGCTCCAACGTCGAGGTATATACCTCGGAAGGCCGTTCGGAAGAAGTGGCCCTGGTGACGCACTTGAATGTGATGTTCAAGAAAAACCCGCTGGGTACCTACAAGCAGCACGAAAACGCTGAGTTCACCTCGACCTTCACAGCGACTTTCGTCAAGCAGGTACTGGATAGCGACACGGTATTGGAGCTGGATTATCTGAACAATATCTTCCAGGTTGCCGGTGAAGATCTGTTATCCAATTACAACGCGAACGTGGTCGGCTAAACAAGACTGAGTATCGCAACAGCAACCCGCCATCAAGGCGGGTTTTTCATAGGCTGAATCAGCGATTTTTAAACAGTTTTCCTAAACTGGGTTAAAAGCATATCAACTGGCAATCTGTGAAAATAAACACCTGTCCAACATATTTAAACGAGAGAAAAGACATGGAACTGACACTTAAATATCCATTCGTGACACCTGCAGGCGAAACCATCAATAAATTGACCATGCGTCGTTTGAAAGTACGTGATATCAAGGCGATCACCCAGCAATCCGGCGGAAAGGTTGCCGAGATGGAATTGATTGGTATTGCACGGATGACAAGCTTGATTCCAGAAGATCTGGAAGAAATGGATGCAGCAGATTATCAGGTCCTGAAAGACCGATTTCTCGACATCCTGGGTTTCGGTGGAAACGATCTGGGACGGAGCGGCGCTGCTGGCGATGTGGTTCCGGTTTCAGCCGAGTGAAATCGATCGGCTGAGTGTCGCCGATTTTATTCAATGGCTGGAATTGGCCTCCCGCCAAATCGAGCGTGAAACACAGGTATGAGTAGACGGCGATGGTAAACAATAAACCATCGCCGTTTTTTATTGAAGGAGCGGAATGAAAAGGATGAAAAAATGGCAATTGAAACGCTGGCAGGGCTAGCCCTGGGCAGTGCCTTGGAGGGCACGACCAGGTGGGTTAAGCAGCTGACATCCGCAAAATCGGCAATCAATCAATTGGAAAAGGCTTTGACGCCACTTTTGACTCAGCAGGAAGAGCTCAAGAAGAGCATGGCAAGCCTGATTAGATTCAATGGGCCGCAGCGCGAAGTCAAACAGTTGGAACGTGAAATAGAGAGTGTCGGGGAATTAATCCAGGAATTGACCGATAAGCAAAAGCTGTTGAATAAACACCTCAAACATTCGGAAGAGCTGAGCGAGAAATGGGGCAAATCGCTGGAGGCTGTGAAAAGTAGTTGGAGCGGCCTAGTCGAGAAAAGTGGCCCCTTTGTGGTGGCTGCTACAAATTCTGCAACCCATCAAGATACCGTGCGGGATTTGGGTATTGCAGCAGGGTTGGATAGTCGTCAGGAGTCCGCTGCAGACCGCTCGATCCGCGAGTCAGCCGCCAAGACGCGTCACGGTCTGGCTGATATGACAACGGGCGCCAAGGTCCTGATGACAGAGGGCGGCGTCCAGGATCGTACAAAGCTTGATGAGTTAGGCCCCATGACCGAGCTGATGGGCAAGCTGGCGACGGCAAATAATACGGACACCACCACGGCTGCCAAGTTGATGATCAGTCTGCGTGACAATCATGGCATCGGTAATGATGTGCAGAAGATGACGACGGCGGTGAATAAACTACTCTACGGCGCGCGGATGAGTACCACCGATCCCGCCCGATTCACCGAGGCATTCGAACAGATCGATGAGGCGATGAGCCAGCGTGGCGAAACCGATGTTGCCAGTATCAGCGCGGCGTTGGGTGTGCTCGGTACAGATGATGCGGCTGTCGGGGACATCAAGCAATGGCTGTCTCGAATGGATACGGATGATCAGAGAAATGCCTACCTGAAGCAGAACATCCATTACAACACCTCCATGCAGAATTTGACCGGCAAAGGCCACAGCAAATTCGAGGCCAGCTTCATGGCCGTGGATGCGGTGCTCAATAAGCAAAGTAAGCCATTTCAGGATGCCTGGAATCAAGCGATTGCTTCGGGCAGCCAGGCTGCAATGATGAATGTGCTGAAGAAATTCAACCTGTCAGGTTTGTTCGGTGACGAAAAAATGCTGGCGCTGTTCATGAAAATGAAAGATGGGTTGGGTCAATTCCAGGATGCCAGAAAAACACTGGCCAGCAACCAACCTGCTGGGATGTTGGAAAGCAATTATCAGAAACGTACCAATACATTGGGCTCATCGTTGACGCAGGTTTCACAGGATGCCCATCAGTTCTCGACTGGGGTGGGTGACGCAATCAACCCCATCGTCAAAAAAGGAACCGATGCCGCGTCGCCCCTGATTCAGCGTGCAACGGGGTGGGTGAATGACAACCCTGGCTGGGTGAAGGCAATCATCGGGGCTTATGCAGGTTTCCATCTGGGCAAAATTGCCGTCAATGGTGTGCGCCTGACCCGGGCGACTGTCAAACTGGCCAGAGCGCATATGGGAACAGCAAAGGCTGCACGCGGGATCAGTGCGGGTGCCGCTGGCCTAGGAGGTGGTGGCCCGAGCCAAGGTGGGCGATTTGCATCCATCGTGGCAAAAAGCCGCAATGTTCTTGCTGGCGCCTGGGGGCGTGTGCAAGGTGGGGTCAGGGTTGCTGCAACCGGCGTGAATAATGCGCTGAACACCATCAAACCATATGCGCTGACCTTCTTGACCAAGGGAGTTGACCTATTTGCCAGGGGGTGGAGCCGGGCCAGTGCGTTGATTATGCCTTTGCTGCGGATGGTTGGAATCGGAATCCGGGTGCTATTCGCGAACCCAATCGGCTTAGCGGTGACCGCTGTAGCCGGTGCGGCGTACCTGATTTACAAAAACTGGGACACGATCGGCCCAATGTTTACGTCCCTGTGGGAGAAGGTGAAAGGCA
This sequence is a window from Chitinivorax tropicus. Protein-coding genes within it:
- a CDS encoding transcriptional regulator; the protein is MAIDRADIAIRMVEERARIGYSQADFARKLGISRETQRRYEIGESGLSGEMLAHAALFGVDVQYVLTGIRSLNAQAAQQAVMEQGSDALTTISRDALTMPNGTTVNIVTTQHVTHVKALVKPGTDHISEAQAAQLTALVNEIVELETRLQKEPKGYRAVWGALNAHCRVTRYRLIAAVDYDKADTYLRQWLLRLNSLASSPRKENERWRTRKLAYIKINTQQDAAWLGAFLYKHFKSESLTDLSDKALEKTYRAVASRRRKVSSAK
- a CDS encoding phage tail assembly protein; its protein translation is MELTLKYPFVTPAGETINKLTMRRLKVRDIKAITQQSGGKVAEMELIGIARMTSLIPEDLEEMDAADYQVLKDRFLDILGFGGNDLGRSGAAGDVVPVSAE
- a CDS encoding GpE family phage tail protein, whose amino-acid sequence is MWFRFQPSEIDRLSVADFIQWLELASRQIERETQV
- a CDS encoding Gp37 family protein; the encoded protein is MQTLQMTEAIVARLKTSLPHLAVEHWPGNTADYRLSHATGAVLVSYRRSTFKHSMDAANVVQPRRVRWLLTVWLRVPAGRGGELDVLDQVRKALVGYCPPGCRKLHAKSEKIVGDTAGQWQALVEVACEALLVEDISLPDVIRLNTVNYKEIQ
- a CDS encoding Mor transcription activator family protein — its product is MKETFRSKGPELLTDLAQHVAASLVELAKLDKDRSEQVGRVIADRMANHWGGQNIYFPMGLTQRTSDRDDQIYREFTGSNHAELARKYGVSLQWIYKIVKNKREQELAAKRPPTLQ
- a CDS encoding cation:proton antiporter is translated as MAGRRWLWIGLFSPLLVAAWLLYDWPTVPLAYVCRTASATDEQALIRFLLQLVAILAVSRLLGRACRWIGQPQVVGEMAAGILLGPTLFGQWAPALSHWLFPAAKLASLSAVSQVGLVLFMFVIGLEMDLRALRETSRSALVVAIGALTLPFACGVALAHFLYPIYGSASGGFHGFALFIGIACSATAFPVLARILRDAGLTRAAVGTMALSSAAVIDIVVWIALSVVVAMINARSDGLPVWGTIGGALIYLAVMLMIVRPGLSWIAHRRAGVAEFTHDWLALVLVLLFCSAIATEWLGIHALFGAFVAGVVMPRSHGQAEGLVERLEDLTLVLFVPIFFVFTGLRTDINALLDVGTWPVVLGVIGVATLAKVVGATLAARLSGVMARDAWALGVLLNTRGLVELVILNIGLDIGVISAPLFTILVLMTIVTTCMTSPILRRLVGRQPVNDA
- a CDS encoding TraR/DksA C4-type zinc finger protein produces the protein MDLIDHAAMREEAFRDAALARFHHASQGPSAEFCQMDHCGEPIPQARRLAAPGCQYCIDCQQMLEHDNGRRLG
- a CDS encoding phage tail sheath subtilisin-like domain-containing protein is translated as MPANYLHGVETIEVERGPRPVRTVKSAVIGLIGTAPTGATNKPTLVLSEKDAAVFGAQLPGFTIPQALDAIYDHGVGTVIVINVFDPAIHKSSVAAEDLKFDAQTGIAKTTKQGLLTLQLKSADGTTTYAEKTDYTVDLQSGTLTRVKSGKISASPATLKVSYDYADPSKVTAADIMGGVNAQGQRTGMKALKDTYNQFGCFAKILIAPVYCEQSAVASDMVAVAEQLDAIAYIDAPVGATFDQVLQGRGPNGTINFNTSSDRARLCYPRVRVYDPVTNSERLEPLSTRAAGLRAKVDQDKGFWWSSSNQELAGVIGVERALSAMIDDPTSEVNMLNEQGITTVFSSFGSGFRLWGNRTAAWPTVSHMRNFENVRRTGDVINESIRYFSQQYIDMPLNQATIDALVESVNGYGRKLIGDGALLGFKAWFDPARNQQTELAAGHLLISYKYTPPPPMERLSFETEITSEYLLSLKGGN
- a CDS encoding phage major tail tube protein; translation: MAGKIAINRITNANIYLDGNSFLGRADEVKLPDVSVIMQEHKALGMIGKIELPAGFDKLEGEIKWNSLYKEVAQLMANPFKVIKLQCRSNVEVYTSEGRSEEVALVTHLNVMFKKNPLGTYKQHENAEFTSTFTATFVKQVLDSDTVLELDYLNNIFQVAGEDLLSNYNANVVG
- a CDS encoding M15 family metallopeptidase: MPSRLIEDLHPDLQPLCREFLKRCQAAGLDILITCTYRSRAEQDQLYAQGRDGNTGARVTNARGGQSAHNFTLQGRPAARAFDIVPMVGGKPMWRATHPAWQQAGAIGMTLGLNWYGRPGAPFREYPHFELARG
- a CDS encoding phage tail tape measure protein; this encodes MAIETLAGLALGSALEGTTRWVKQLTSAKSAINQLEKALTPLLTQQEELKKSMASLIRFNGPQREVKQLEREIESVGELIQELTDKQKLLNKHLKHSEELSEKWGKSLEAVKSSWSGLVEKSGPFVVAATNSATHQDTVRDLGIAAGLDSRQESAADRSIRESAAKTRHGLADMTTGAKVLMTEGGVQDRTKLDELGPMTELMGKLATANNTDTTTAAKLMISLRDNHGIGNDVQKMTTAVNKLLYGARMSTTDPARFTEAFEQIDEAMSQRGETDVASISAALGVLGTDDAAVGDIKQWLSRMDTDDQRNAYLKQNIHYNTSMQNLTGKGHSKFEASFMAVDAVLNKQSKPFQDAWNQAIASGSQAAMMNVLKKFNLSGLFGDEKMLALFMKMKDGLGQFQDARKTLASNQPAGMLESNYQKRTNTLGSSLTQVSQDAHQFSTGVGDAINPIVKKGTDAASPLIQRATGWVNDNPGWVKAIIGAYAGFHLGKIAVNGVRLTRATVKLARAHMGTAKAARGISAGAAGLGGGGPSQGGRFASIVAKSRNVLAGAWGRVQGGVRVAATGVNNALNTIKPYALTFLTKGVDLFARGWSRASALIMPLLRMVGIGIRVLFANPIGLAVTAVAGAAYLIYKNWDTIGPMFTSLWEKVKGIFAGAMEWFASLPDKFMEFGKAMINALIGGLIERITNTREVFVNASKSISSFFSNLLRDDKQVEVTTVASPVNVAAQQATNRAVTAQAASAKSVVPTTLPTIHFNPVFQMPAGVSGDAVKGQIKTALNMSLHELEQLIKRVVEQQARRAY